Part of the Grimontia kaedaensis genome is shown below.
TCCGGGACTTTTGCCGACCGCATGCTGATGGAAGGCGACCCATTCACCCTGATTGAAGGGATGATCATTTGCGCCATCGCTGTCGGTGCTTCACAAGGCTATGTCTACACCCGTTCTGAGTACCCTAATGCTTGCAAGATCTTCACTCAGGCTATCGAAAATGCCTATGCTGCAGGTTATCTCGGTGCAGATATCTGCGGTAGCGGAAAACACTTCGATTTGGAGCTCCGCATGGGGGCAGGGGCCTACATCTGTGGTGAGGAAACATCGCTGATGGAGAGTTTGGAAGGTAAACGCGGATTGGTAAGAAACAAGCCACCACTTCCTGCCATTGAAGGTCTCTTTGGCAAGCCAACCGTCATTAATAACGTTATCTCATTGGCATCAGTGCCCATCATTCTGGCAAAAGGGGCTGATTACTACAAAGACTTTGGCCAGGGTCGCTCCCTCGGCACCATGCCAATACAACTGGCGGGGAATGTGAAACGTCCCGGTCTGTTTGAGTTGGCTTTTGGCGTGACGATTCGGGAACTCTTGTTTGACTTCGGTGGTGGCAGTAAGACAGGAAAGCCTCTTAAAGCCGTGCAAATTGGCGGACCCCTTGGCGCTTACATTGCTGAACATGACTGGGATACGGATCTGGATTACGAACATCTCGCAGCCCGCGGCGCCATGCTGGGGCACGGTGGCATCGTCGCGTTCGACAATCAAATCGACATGAGCCAGATGGCGCGTTTTGCGATGGAGTTCTGCGAGCTGGAATCCTGCGGGAAATGCACGCCTTGTCGTATTGGTGCAGTCCGCGGCGCGGAAGTGATTGACCAACTGCTGGATGCGAACGGCGATGACAAGCTGGAACGTAAAGAGTTACTGGACGATCTGTGCGAGACCATGGAGCAGGGTTCGCTCTGCGCCATGGGTGGGATGACACCATTTCCGGTGAAAAGCGCATTGAAGCACTTTCCAGAAGATTTCGGGCTCGCGAAAGATGCGAGTGCCCAGGCGAACAGTGGCGGCAAGTAAGCCGTCGAGGAGAAGACAATGGTTGAGTTCTATATTCCCATTGAGCAAGGCAGCAAAGATTTCGGTACGCCTGCTGTAAAATGCGAAGACATTACGCAAATATCACTGACCATTGATGGCTGGCCAATTACCGTGCCTGAAGGCACGTCGGTTATGCATGCGTCTTCCATTCTGAATATTCAAATTCCAAAATTGTGTGCGACCGACTCGCTAGAAGCGTTTGGTTCATGTCGTATGTGTGTGGTGGAAATTGAAGGAATGCGTGGTAAACCCGCCGCCTGCACCACACCTGTTGTTGAAGGCATGGTGGTTACCACGCAAAATGAAGCCTTGCGTAAGTTACGCCGTAACGTTATGGAATTATACATTTCAGACCATCCCCTCGATTGTTTGACCTGTGCGGTGAATGGCGATTGTGAATTGCAGGATATGGCAGGTGCGGTTGGTCTTCGTGACGTGCGCTACGGATTTGAAGGTAGCAACCACCTCAATATGGAAAAGGACACTTCCAATCCTTACTTCACCTTTGATTCCAGCAAATGCATCGTCTGTTCCCGATGTGTGCGTGCCTGTGGAGAGATTCAGGGTCAACATGCGCTGACAGTGGAAAGTCGGG
Proteins encoded:
- a CDS encoding formate dehydrogenase beta subunit codes for the protein MSYRIYVPLDSSSVSRGAEKIAQRLAHSAVAMGESLTIVRNGSHGMFWLEPMIEVESAQGRVAFGPVFEDDVDTLLALRFFAPDEAGSAALDHPLCLGLTSEIPWLKRQQRLTFERVGFVDPLDVEDYRSKGGFVGLEKALGMSTQQILDEVKTSGLRGRGGAAFPTGIKWQTVSDQPAGQKYVICNADEGDSGTFADRMLMEGDPFTLIEGMIICAIAVGASQGYVYTRSEYPNACKIFTQAIENAYAAGYLGADICGSGKHFDLELRMGAGAYICGEETSLMESLEGKRGLVRNKPPLPAIEGLFGKPTVINNVISLASVPIILAKGADYYKDFGQGRSLGTMPIQLAGNVKRPGLFELAFGVTIRELLFDFGGGSKTGKPLKAVQIGGPLGAYIAEHDWDTDLDYEHLAARGAMLGHGGIVAFDNQIDMSQMARFAMEFCELESCGKCTPCRIGAVRGAEVIDQLLDANGDDKLERKELLDDLCETMEQGSLCAMGGMTPFPVKSALKHFPEDFGLAKDASAQANSGGK